The DNA sequence GAACTTGAAAAACAGAGACACTCTGTAGAACATGGaaaattcccaattcaaaactgaAAGCAATGACTAAATTTAAGCTAAAAGATTAACCCTTTAAAATCAAAAACACAATCAAAGGGCACTAATACTACTCACAATTCTCCGAAATGTGATGGGAAAGCTGAGCTCCGGATCCCACCCGTTTTCCAAAAACTCCGACCCGTCACTCTTCTTCGCTCCggaaaccgaaaccgaacccGAACCCGACTGACCCTGACCTGCCAGGCCGCCGGGTTTACGAGAATCCGAGCTGCCACCGCTCCCCGGATTAAGCGTCTCAGGCCGGAAGTCACTGCCGTCATTGTTAAAGCCCTTGAATGGCTTCCGCGCCAGATGAAACTCGATCCTCGGAAACGGCGATGCCTCCTCCGCCGATTTGAGCTGCGGATCCGAACTCTGACCCGATCGGATTGCCGGATTGAACACGTCGGCCATTTTCGCCCCCGGAAAAATAGGAGCTTTAGCTGAGAAAGGTAaggtttttatgtgaattggGGATTAGGGTTTGGATGCATGAATCGAAAGTTTGAAGCTTTGTTAGGGTTTGGAGAGCTGGGTGAGGCTTCTGGGGCGAAAGAgagagcaaagaaggagaaggaggcaGTATTAAACCCTACAGAGTGGAGCTCTAAGATTTTTGGAAGAGGTGGGAGTACACCGACTACGGTGAGGGCGATTGCAGGGGAGTGTGGCCACTTGTCTTGACCCTGTATAAGAGGGACACTTGGAATCTGGTTGGGCCTTTGTTTCAAAAGATTCAGGATTTTCTTggtaaaaatggaaaattgCAAAAGATAGAGGGATGTGACCTCGTTAAAATTTCGTTTGGTTACTATGACTAATGTGCACCCTGAAATCTTTGGAGGGTCGAACTAAATTAATACTCGTATCAAGTATTATATAGACAATGTGTACTACGAGCTTTCTAAATGCAACTTATAATCTGTATATTAGTCATTCATTATAGTACTCACAATTTACCTTAACGAATATGATTGACGGTATCAAATATTCGATAGTTAATGTTATCTCTGATATTTTAGAACATATTGAGAGACACAACAACCATATCgatgacacatatgtatgactTTAAATGAAAAGGCTATTTTAGCATTACAATTATGACATACATACATTGATACGTTGTATACAACAGCTTGATGATGACTTCTGATGATTCCTCACATAAAGCATAACAAGCAGAGGTAATTTTAACTTACGGTATAAGTCATAATGGTTAGTAACATATAAAAATTCTTTTTAGTATGCAATTAGTTGCTTCGGACGGATTTCGACCTCTAAAATTTTTTTGACAATTTTATAGAAGTGTTGAACTAGGAAAATGTTagccaattttttctttttctttttttatgacagaagcaaaaacacaaacacaaaatgTTAGCCAATTGGCGGACCGTATATTGTTAGAGAATTTAGGTAAAAGTTAACATGTGTGGGCTTAGTTcattggaaaaataatgtgggctttttcacacaaaaaaaaaacatatgtgGGCTTATCTTTAAGGCCTAAGTTTGGGCCAAACCACGACTCTGAGTTTAGGACCATTGGATTAATTCCCCAAGCCGAGCCCAATCCTTACCATTGCAACTAATATTCGGTACAAGCTTGGGGCTAATGAGAAAGTTACTTCTACCAGACCATGGGATAGTAAATTCTTCAGAACTTTGAACTGAAGCAAATGACATCAATCCCTTAGAATCCAAGAAAACCCAACTTAAAGTTGGGATATTTCCACAAACTGACAAAAGCCGAGCTTAATCATAaatcataagttcataacaaTCCACTCTACCTCTTCATGTAAGTCTTATCAGCCAGATCAATCAGATCAATCAGAAAATGGCAACACAAACGTAGAGTAGAAGTTTACCTTTGTGGATCATACCCTTTAGAGGGTTGTTACAACTTACAAAGATAGTCAATTATGCACCCCAAACTAAGCTTGTTGTTAATATCATAGAGATTATAATCAAGTATTTTATTAGAACCAAGGTGTAAATTGTGATGATGTGCCGTCTATGACCCGCAATCCCCATTTGAAGGATTAAAATTATGTAAGATGGCCCTCAAACTTAACGATATATTTTCCATTTTGAGACTAATTAATTTAACAATAGCTAGTTTAAGATTACATTATAATAAGGTGATACGAACAATGGGTTTAGGAGCTACTAACAATGTGATCAGTTCGTTGGTTAAGTAGTTGCTATATGGGGATGGTTCGCTAGTCTAGTCATATTGCACCTTTTTTTCAAAGAACTTTCATTACAAATTGTTGAAGATTACATCCAAATGGTTTCATTTGGCCTCATTAAAAATCTTGTTTGATCTAATTAAACATATCCTCAGTCACAAGGTCATTGAGCCATGGAGGCTGTGCTTATTTCCAAACTTGATTTCATCTGCATCTAAAGTTTCTTTTTACGAGCCAGCGAGCTACCTTGTTGCAACTTCTCGAAATCTTATTTTAACTGACTTCCTTGAGAGCTGACTAGAAGCTCATCAAAGTTGACTATTTCCATGTTGAAATAGAGAAGTTCGACGACTATTAAATGACTAAAGTCTTGATTTCATTTAAATAGTTTGTAAATGATTTCATTTCGGGTATTTTATTTCAATTTAATTCTATCACAAATCACATagataaaaacaaaaggaaaataaaaccaTCCAATTACATCACCTATAAATGAAATTAAATATGATGGAAATGGACAAGATAAGGAAGGGCAATAAGTGCCATGATTGGAAGATCAAAACCAACGTGAGCTACTGCTTCTCTGCTCTTGAGATTTCTGCGTCACTCATTTCCCATTCGAAGCTTCAAATTTCGACAGAAAAACAAACAGAACATTTGAAAACCACACCCCACAAGACACGCTTTCTCCTTGGGTTACAGCTGACTTAATCAGAGCCATTCAATTGAATATTGACTATTCATCAACGGCTGAGATCTCAGCAACAGCAAAGCTCCCTTAGACCCCACCATAGACTCTTTTGGTCCGGACTAAAGGTTGAacctttattttctttgtgGGCTTATAAGCAGCAAAATTTAGAGGCAAAAAGCAATAAGAgcgaggaaagaaaaaaaagagtcaaTTTTTGAAATCCAACCGCTCCAATTGTTCAACTCCTTAACCAAATTCCGCAAATTTAAAAACCCATCTCTCACAACTTGTTCTCTTCAATTCCCAGATCTTCATTTCTGTGAATTCGATCAAATTCTCCGATCATCTCGATCATATTCACCTGGTTTTCCATGGTGTTCTGTTTCATCAAATATCAAACCTCTCTCTTCACATAAATAACATAACAGGTAGCAACTTCCCACAATTGGTTGACCTCTTTCTCTtcaattttgtgttgtttagTTCTGAATCCTTTCATCaaagtttcaaattttattGTTCTAGGATCATGTATTGACTCCCCTGCCTCATTTTCCAGCTCCAAGTCTATCTGGGTTTGTCCAATTCAATCATGGGATACCAGACAGACCGTGTGAGATTCAATGTTGGAGGCAGAATCTTCGAAACGACCGCCACCACTCTCGCCAATGCCGGCCGGAATTCCCTGTTCGGCGCCATGTTCGACGACAGCTGGAATCTCCAACAACTCGATAAGAACAATTCCAACGACTACTTCATCGACCGCAACCCCGATTGCTTTGCGGTCCTCCTCGATCTTCTACGAACTAATGAACTCTGCGTCCCTGCAAATATGTCCGAAAAGCTCCTCTATAGAGAGGCCGTGTATTACGGGCTCCTGGACCACGTCCGGTCCGCCAAATGGGGACCGTTCGATGGCAACAGGCTCTGGCTTTCGAGGACCGTCGCCGGGCAAGCTCCCGGCGACGGGACCGCCATCCGGGCCGGCCCGGATGGCGGTTGCTGTGTGGCTCATGGTTGTATGGTGCATGTGTACGATTGGATGCTGGATGAGCACCCTACTATTAATCTTGACTATCAGAGAGTCAATGACGTAGGATGGCTTGATTCTGAGAACATAGTGGTGAGTGTTTGTGAGAGGTTGGGCCGCGGCGACGGCGGAATGGGGCTGTTCAGCTCGTCCAGCGGTGAACTAAGGGACAAGTTTCAGGTGAGTCACGAGAATCAAGTGAAGAGCTTCACTGCTGGAGCCTTGAGTTTCAGCTCAGATTACAAGATATTTTCCAGCTGTAAAGGGAGGAGCAACGAGTATGGGATTGGAGTTTGGGACCAAGTCACTGGGAAGCAGACCGATTTCTTCTACGAGCCGCTGGGGTGGTCTCTTGGTGATGCAGACAAGCTGCAATGGTTGAATGGGAGTAACTGTTTGCTGGTGGCGACTTTGTTTCCAAGGAAGGACAACTGTTACATTagtttgttggattttcgggagaagaagatggtgtgGTCTTGGTCCGATATGGGAGCTCCGATGATGGTGGATGAGAAGAGAGTTAGGGATGCAATAGCGATGGAAGAGAGTAACTCAATCTGTGTTGTGAATGAGTATGAAGATTTGGGGTTTATTGATATAAGAAACTCTGGGGGAAGTGTTAGATGGAGCTCAAGGAGTAAGCTCATGAAGGGAAAAATGCCTGACGAGCCTTGCTACCCTAAACTTGCATTACACGAAGGGCAGCTGTTTTCGTCCATGAATGATTCGATTTCAGTGTTCTGTGGACCAGATTGGGTTTTGACATCAAGGCTTCGGCGAAGCTATGGAGGTTCGATTTGTGATTTCTCAATTGGTGGGGATCGGCTTTTCGCTCTTCATAGTGAGGAGAATGTGTTTGATATATGGGAGACTCCTCCTGCGCCGATTATATGATGATGCATCATCTTATGGTTTGGTTTGTTCTGAagattgtgtttttctttttatttctgaCATACACAATACATAATTTTCCCAGTACTGTTTAAAATATAGGAGATGTTGAAGCAATAGTAGGTTTAGTTAACTCAGAGAATGCTTCAAAGTTCTGATGGTGTATAGGGTTTGCTCAATACAGAGTATGAAAGTGTTTGCTTTAACTACTAAAGCTTAAAGATATAGATAGAAATGAAATTTGATTGCTTATCTAGAACTATGTTTATCTTCCACTCTTTTGATTTCACTTTTGGGCAGaacctctctttctttcttttctttccctcTTTTGCATGTGAGCAGTTGCAACTGCTATGATAGATATACATATGAACTGCAGAGCTTTGCATAAAGCTATTGGGTGCAGCCTTAGTTTCAGGTACTTTGATTATCAATGGTACTTTGAATCTATGACAACCACAATAACAAACAAGCATGGCCCCTTTCACATTTTATGAACCTCTGACCACTTCCTCTGCTTCTGTTTATGTTTATACTTAAATAATTGCTTACCAAACACGACTTCTTCTGTTGCTGTTCCATCCTCCAACATTCAAGTATATTAATCTATACAGCTATGGAGTTATAATTTTAAACGCATGAAGTAGGAGGAAATCCCACTTCATTTTAGAAACCCCGAATGAAGATATAGAATACTAAACTCAATTTGACTTTCTTGTTGGGTGTGCCTGTGTTAGTATTCTATGGAGAAAAATAGAGGATAAATAACTAACCTGAGTAGCTAACATGACCTTGTAGTTTAAGATCTTTTTAAATTTTACAGATTGCTAATCTCAAGCTTTAGTGTCAGTAACAGGCATTATTATTTTTGTGAGAAATCATTGTCAGCCATTTATAATAAAGATCAACACTCCAACCAACATTACCCTGATCCCCATCTAGTAATTCATGAACTCAGTGGGGTTCTGACCACTTTGTCAATTTCATTGCAAACAAGcaccaaaaagaaaacagaaaaaaagaaaaaaacaaatcgAAGTCTAGAGGATTACTATTCCATAACAAAAATGAGAGGACAAATCAACTCTGTTCAAGGCTATTCTGTGCCGTTCCAGGAAATTTCCTTCAATTGATTTGCTCTAAATTTATAATCAGAAACTTCTGAATGGGACAGATAAAATTAAGCAAGAACAAGTAAGAAATGGCTTACGCATACCTAATTTGACCCAAAAAGATAAGGGTGAAAGAGAGGAGACCAAAAAGGCTGAGACGCCCCACAAGGCTCTCAAATTGATCAAGCATAATCAGGCATCACTTTTTTGAGGAATGCAATCGGAAGAGAGTCTTCTGGGGCAAGTTCGTCAAATGGAATGTAGTTCTCCTCCTTGTTGTAAACATGGCACACTGTCATTATCGTCTTCATCAAGCGCCAATTCCATGTAGCCTCGTTCAGATACTGTAAATGACAGAGGCAAAAGAAAGTTGAGAGAAAAGAACAACACCTCTTTTTTTAATGTCTTTGTGACCTTTTTGACCTGTACTCTTTCAACAGTTGTATTTATACTAAGGGCCTGTTTATGCTTTCAAATCCTGAACTAAAGAGAATGAAGTTCAATTTACCTTTCCCCAGTTTTCTTGGATAGACTTATGAGCTGCTCGTAAGTTATAGCTTGGAATCCTTGGAGATATATGATGGGGTATATGGACATTGATATCATGGCAGAGGATCTCGATCCTGTTGAGAAAACAAAGGAATGAAATCAGAATGTTAATATGTTGTCTCCATATCAGATTATAAATCCAGATAGCATAAGGAAGATAACCAGAGCACAGAACAATACAGTACCACGAGGGGTAGTCACAATGAACTGTTCCGTTAATCTGAGCCTGAGCAGCATTCCACTCATCCGCAGATTTGAAAGGTATATGAGGGGCCGTATGATGCACCATTGTGAATGTACTCATCTacaattcaaagaaaaataaagagtaaCTGAGCAAGCTCCGTATTTCTAAAATTCCCAAAAGCAATTCAATCATGTTCAACAATACATCATAAGTAACCCAAATAAAGCACTGGAGACCAGGGAGTAGTATTTACCCAAAAGTGGTAGCCCAACCATGGCATCAACCAAAACTTTACCCATCCCATGATCCCCGTCTTGTACACAATTAGAGGCCATCCAATCCCCATAAACGCAAAAACACAAGCCAAACTTATAGCAGCCCTTTTAACTTCACTTGTTCTGAACTTCTTCAAATTGAAGTGGACGAGCCACCTATGAGGGTGCTAAATAATGTTTAGACATGTCTATGGTGTGTTTACAGATTAAAAATCACTAAAGATCAACCTTCCTGAAATAATATCCAAAAAAGAGACATAGACAATGTATGATTCTTCTTTTACAGTTACATACCAGTGAGCTATTGACATCCAAGGACGCAATGGGCCATATCCATAAATAATTGCCTTTCGCAACAAAGGGGATGAATCAAACTCTTCTTTCGGAATAGGCTGCCAAGCTGTATCTTCAACCAACCTAAAGAGATGAGGTGGAAAGGAAAGTTCAAGAGGTTTACAGTTTGAAAGACAGTAGAAAGTCTATATGAGAAATATGTTCTTATAtgagaaactaaaataaatGCATTTATTGGGGAAATCACACATACATGTTCGTTTTTGCATGATGCCTATCATGCTTAAACCTCCATGGTTCGTATGGATATATCAATGGCAAAAATGCCAGCGTCCCAACAATGTCTTCCACTAATTTGTTTCTTGAAAATGATTTGTGCGCACAATCATGGCCTATAACAAAAAACTTTATAATCGGGAAgggaaggaagaaaaaagaaaaagaaggaattagTTGTCTTAGATACACTGTTgtaattacaaaataaaaagtatACCAGAGTAAAATCAATATAGAATGAAGAGATGTGTTTTGAACAAACCCCAGTAACTGCAGTCCCTGTCCATGCCCACGCAACAGGGAGAAGATACCATGGGGCTTTTGAAATCAAAAAGAGCCCAATTGCATAGGAAGTGGCAGATATTAGAACTGACTTCCATGTTTTCACATCATCAATCTCAAACACCttacaagaaaaagaaatagtcATGGTCAGCGCAAGGCTTGTGGAAGCAACGCAAAGCCACCAATTAATGGCacttaaacaaaaagaaaatgctGATTTACATTGTACCTTCCCTTGATACTACGAA is a window from the Rosa chinensis cultivar Old Blush chromosome 2, RchiOBHm-V2, whole genome shotgun sequence genome containing:
- the LOC112186628 gene encoding BTB/POZ domain-containing protein At2g24240; this translates as MGYQTDRVRFNVGGRIFETTATTLANAGRNSLFGAMFDDSWNLQQLDKNNSNDYFIDRNPDCFAVLLDLLRTNELCVPANMSEKLLYREAVYYGLLDHVRSAKWGPFDGNRLWLSRTVAGQAPGDGTAIRAGPDGGCCVAHGCMVHVYDWMLDEHPTINLDYQRVNDVGWLDSENIVVSVCERLGRGDGGMGLFSSSSGELRDKFQVSHENQVKSFTAGALSFSSDYKIFSSCKGRSNEYGIGVWDQVTGKQTDFFYEPLGWSLGDADKLQWLNGSNCLLVATLFPRKDNCYISLLDFREKKMVWSWSDMGAPMMVDEKRVRDAIAMEESNSICVVNEYEDLGFIDIRNSGGSVRWSSRSKLMKGKMPDEPCYPKLALHEGQLFSSMNDSISVFCGPDWVLTSRLRRSYGGSICDFSIGGDRLFALHSEENVFDIWETPPAPII
- the LOC112186629 gene encoding omega-6 fatty acid desaturase, chloroplastic, with translation MSCRLADSMLLSKGPYHKPIRSQRVGAHFSSGICYLKWDNHLQKGIKHQQCSPRNRRTFVQAIAIPVAPSSPDSAEYRKQLSESYGFKQIGEPLPDNVTLKDVIDSLPKKVFEIDDVKTWKSVLISATSYAIGLFLISKAPWYLLPVAWAWTGTAVTGFFVIGHDCAHKSFSRNKLVEDIVGTLAFLPLIYPYEPWRFKHDRHHAKTNMLVEDTAWQPIPKEEFDSSPLLRKAIIYGYGPLRPWMSIAHWWLVHFNLKKFRTSEVKRAAISLACVFAFMGIGWPLIVYKTGIMGWVKFWLMPWLGYHFWMSTFTMVHHTAPHIPFKSADEWNAAQAQINGTVHCDYPSWIEILCHDINVHIPHHISPRIPSYNLRAAHKSIQENWGKYLNEATWNWRLMKTIMTVCHVYNKEENYIPFDELAPEDSLPIAFLKKVMPDYA